The Opitutales bacterium ASA1 genome window below encodes:
- a CDS encoding response regulator transcription factor — MIPGSTVGLTHWRSPCNFAAVSPETEPSQWVKPVSVVIAEDHVAIGTLLSRLLEARGAYRVLEQFTRGADVARRCHELRPQLLILDIELPDMSGLQVAREVAATTPETHILVFSGNIHPEVVCDALRAGVRGILEKTAGLELLESAVATVSLGRDFFGPAVLPILPQALRLMQDAPTDGLTDREREILVLVAEGMSNRAIAQRLGISERTVGNHRANTMGKLGAHNAADLTREAMRLGLVRPRARNES; from the coding sequence ATGATACCGGGATCCACCGTAGGGTTGACGCACTGGCGTTCGCCGTGCAATTTCGCCGCCGTGAGTCCCGAGACAGAACCCTCGCAATGGGTGAAGCCCGTTTCGGTCGTCATCGCGGAGGATCACGTAGCCATCGGAACGCTTCTTTCGAGGCTCTTGGAGGCTCGCGGTGCTTACCGAGTGTTGGAGCAGTTCACGCGTGGTGCCGACGTCGCGCGGCGTTGTCACGAGTTGCGTCCGCAACTGCTCATCCTCGATATCGAGCTTCCCGACATGAGCGGGTTGCAGGTGGCGCGCGAGGTGGCTGCCACCACGCCGGAGACGCACATTCTCGTCTTCAGTGGCAACATCCATCCGGAAGTGGTGTGCGATGCGCTTCGTGCCGGAGTACGCGGCATACTCGAGAAGACCGCAGGGCTGGAACTCTTGGAGAGCGCGGTCGCGACGGTCTCGCTCGGGCGGGATTTCTTCGGACCCGCGGTGTTGCCGATTCTTCCGCAGGCACTGCGCCTGATGCAGGATGCACCAACCGATGGACTGACGGACCGCGAGCGCGAGATCCTCGTGCTCGTGGCGGAAGGCATGAGCAACCGTGCCATCGCACAGCGACTGGGCATCAGCGAGCGCACGGTGGGCAACCATCGTGCGAACACGATGGGCAAACTCGGTGCGCACAACGCCGCCGATCTCACGCGCGAAGCGATGCGTCTCGGGCTCGTGCGCCCGCGTGCACGCAACGAGTCCTGA
- a CDS encoding diacylglycerol kinase, protein MNRWSSPGRLRGAVVLLRTQPNARIHFSATVGAIVAGLLCGISRGEWIAIGLAVAMVWCAEALNTAIELLGDEISLEHRERIGRAKDVAAFAVLCAAATALVVAGFVFLPRVANLG, encoded by the coding sequence TTGAACAGGTGGTCCTCCCCCGGACGCTTACGCGGAGCCGTCGTTCTCCTGCGGACACAGCCCAATGCGCGTATCCATTTCTCCGCTACGGTCGGAGCGATCGTCGCCGGCCTGCTCTGCGGGATCTCCCGCGGCGAGTGGATCGCGATCGGGCTCGCGGTCGCGATGGTGTGGTGCGCGGAGGCGTTGAACACCGCGATCGAGTTGCTCGGAGACGAGATCTCGCTCGAGCATCGCGAGCGGATCGGGCGCGCCAAAGACGTCGCCGCCTTCGCGGTGCTTTGTGCGGCCGCGACCGCGCTCGTGGTCGCAGGGTTCGTTTTTCTGCCTCGCGTCGCGAACCTCGGCTGA
- the tnpB_1 gene encoding IS66 family insertion sequence element accessory protein TnpB, which produces MLSLPSALRIHLAVEPVDMRKQFDSLWALATQRLREDPREGALFVFGNKKRDRVKLLYWDGTGAWVFAKRLEKGRFSWPSGSDVVKVTLAPEALTMLLAGIELKDGCRKAWYER; this is translated from the coding sequence ATGTTGAGTCTGCCCTCGGCGTTGCGTATCCACCTGGCGGTGGAGCCGGTGGACATGCGCAAGCAGTTCGACAGCCTGTGGGCGCTGGCGACGCAGCGTCTGCGGGAGGATCCGCGCGAAGGCGCGCTGTTCGTCTTCGGCAACAAGAAGCGCGATCGCGTGAAGCTGTTGTATTGGGACGGGACCGGGGCGTGGGTTTTCGCGAAGCGCCTGGAGAAGGGGCGATTCAGCTGGCCGTCGGGCAGCGACGTGGTGAAGGTGACGCTCGCACCCGAGGCGCTGACGATGCTGCTGGCGGGCATCGAGCTCAAAGACGGCTGCCGCAAGGCGTGGTACGAGCGATAA
- a CDS encoding IS66-like element ISBthe6 family transposase translates to MPPVEQIYADYLHLREENTALRAQIDWLKKELFAGGRSERFDRAQMLLELEAMETAKARAESPVRTVSYERAAVPTAPRRTPAEAFADVPVAETITIEPEEVKNEPQCYEKIGEERTFEIDVVPPRLIKREFVRPKYRRRDDRTRAPVLAPAPARPVPGGYVSAGLLAWIAISKYQNHLPLHRLEKMSAHWGATLSRQSMAEWVRIAAELCEPIHRCMLQVLLKNGYVQCDETPVRCHDPDNARGGTVQAWLWVVSEPDGDVVFDWRMTRRHGELPRLIGESWSGLLQSDGYEAYAAYARTHEMVTWLGCWAHARRKFFDAQAENPKLVRVALKLIGRLYLLERRWDHEDEQAARVRDADARAALRRIHFARSLRWLHALAVRTAEGERPKSLLGRACRYLLAHWKPLCAHLDHGRTRIDNNLVENAIRPSCIGKKFRGRRPTRPVAQRAGTLAVHRRPPSRPTLRRALLADRLLRAPRQGPARLPARRPDPSARHDQPGRHIRAHPGELATRRSRELKKASTP, encoded by the coding sequence GTGCCGCCGGTCGAGCAGATCTACGCCGATTACCTGCATCTGCGAGAGGAGAACACGGCGTTGCGTGCGCAGATCGACTGGTTGAAGAAGGAGCTCTTCGCGGGCGGCAGGAGCGAGCGGTTCGATCGCGCGCAGATGTTGTTGGAGTTGGAGGCCATGGAGACGGCGAAGGCGCGGGCCGAGTCGCCCGTGCGCACGGTCAGCTACGAGCGTGCAGCCGTTCCGACCGCGCCGCGACGGACGCCCGCCGAGGCGTTCGCCGACGTGCCGGTGGCCGAGACGATCACGATCGAGCCCGAGGAGGTGAAGAACGAGCCGCAGTGTTACGAGAAGATCGGCGAAGAGCGCACCTTCGAGATCGACGTCGTGCCGCCGCGGCTGATCAAGCGCGAGTTCGTGCGCCCGAAGTACCGCCGTCGCGACGATCGCACGCGTGCTCCGGTGCTCGCGCCCGCACCCGCGCGGCCGGTCCCCGGTGGTTACGTCTCGGCCGGACTGCTCGCTTGGATCGCGATCTCGAAGTATCAAAACCATCTTCCGCTTCATCGCCTCGAGAAGATGTCCGCGCACTGGGGCGCGACGCTCTCGCGACAGAGCATGGCGGAGTGGGTGCGCATCGCCGCCGAACTGTGCGAACCGATCCACCGCTGCATGCTGCAAGTGTTGTTGAAAAACGGATACGTGCAGTGCGACGAGACGCCGGTGCGCTGTCACGATCCGGACAACGCCCGCGGCGGCACCGTGCAGGCATGGTTGTGGGTGGTGAGCGAGCCCGACGGCGACGTCGTCTTCGACTGGAGGATGACGCGTCGTCACGGCGAACTGCCGCGTTTGATCGGCGAGTCCTGGTCGGGGTTGCTGCAATCCGACGGCTACGAAGCCTACGCCGCGTACGCGCGTACCCACGAAATGGTGACGTGGCTGGGCTGTTGGGCGCACGCCCGACGCAAGTTCTTCGACGCGCAGGCCGAGAACCCGAAGCTGGTGCGCGTGGCCTTGAAGCTGATCGGCCGGCTCTACCTGCTCGAACGCCGATGGGACCATGAAGACGAACAGGCCGCGCGCGTGCGCGACGCGGACGCGCGCGCGGCCCTGCGCCGCATCCACTTCGCGCGCTCCCTGCGCTGGCTGCACGCGCTCGCCGTGCGCACCGCCGAAGGCGAACGCCCGAAGTCGCTCCTGGGCCGAGCCTGCCGCTACCTGCTCGCGCATTGGAAGCCGCTGTGCGCCCACCTCGACCACGGCCGCACCCGCATCGACAACAATCTCGTCGAGAACGCCATCCGCCCCTCCTGCATCGGCAAGAAGTTCCGAGGCCGCAGGCCGACAAGACCGGTCGCGCAGCGAGCCGGAACACTGGCTGTTCATCGGCGACCCCCGAGCCGGCCAACGCTCCGCCGTGCTCTACTCGCTGATCGTCTCCTGCGAGCGCCACGGCAAGGACCCGCTCGCCTACCTGCGCGACGTCCTGACCCGTCTGCCCGCCATGACCAACCAGGACGACATATCCGTGCTCACCCCGGCGAACTGGCGACCCGCCGGAGCCGAGAGCTGAAGAAAGCATCTACGCCATAG
- a CDS encoding hypothetical protein (frameshifted, insertion/deletion at around 3697936): MLADSRNQRVHRRRDACTTLHRPHIAAKGIKAEGSVVSEGFVVRAGSSAVFAEVPSCHAYIRELRAALASNGVLQRTPDGYVFTQDYTFASPSTAAGVVQGRSANGRVDWKTKSGRTLKEMQEAESTIDPHPA, translated from the coding sequence GTGCTTGCCGACTCTCGGAATCAACGTGTTCACCGTCGGCGCGACGCCTGCACCACGCTCCATCGCCCCCACATCGCGGCCAAGGGCATCAAAGCGGAAGGATCCGTCGTTTCCGAGGGCTTCGTGGTGCGTGCCGGTTCCAGCGCCGTCTTCGCCGAGGTGCCGTCGTGCCACGCCTACATCCGCGAGCTGCGAGCAGCACTCGCAAGCAACGGTGTGCTCCAGCGGACACCCGACGGGTACGTATTCACCCAAGACTACACCTTCGCTTCTCCTTCGACTGCAGCCGGTGTAGTCCAAGGCCGCTCCGCCAATGGCCGCGTCGACTGGAAGACGAAGTCGGGCCGCACGTTGAAGGAAATGCAGGAGGCCGAATCCACCATCGATCCGCATCCCGCCTGA
- a CDS encoding class I SAM-dependent DNA methyltransferase, whose translation MTTDSIISKVWSFCHTLRDDGVGYGDYLEQLTYLIFLKMADEYSKPPYSRKVGVPARFAWPVMRPLKGAELEVHYVEALRSLGTEKGMLGQIFTKAQNKIQDPAKLARLIEMVDDISWVTLDADTKGDIYEGILEKNAEDTKSGAGQYFTPRALIKAMVECVAPEPGMSIADPACGTGGFFLAAYDYLLAHHQLNRDQKTFLKNQTFHGNEIVPGTRRLCLMNLFLHNIGEIDGNSLVSSTDALIASPSITVDYVLANPPFGKKSSMTFTNEEGEQEKEDLVYNRQDFWATTSNKQLNFLQHIRTLLKTTGRAAVVLPDNVLFEGGAGETVRKRLMETTELHTILRLPTGIFYANGVKANVLFFDNRPASKEVATKEVWYYDYRTNVHHTLKRKPLRLEDLREFIDCYNPTNRHKRKEAWHAEKNPTGRWRRFTHAELVARDKTSLDLFWLKDDSLADLDNLPEPSDLAEEIVENIEAGLASFRAVAAKLVM comes from the coding sequence ATGACCACCGACAGCATCATCTCCAAAGTCTGGAGCTTCTGCCACACCCTCCGCGACGACGGCGTGGGCTACGGCGACTACCTCGAACAGCTCACCTACCTCATCTTCCTCAAGATGGCGGACGAGTATTCGAAACCACCCTACAGCCGGAAGGTAGGTGTGCCGGCGCGCTTCGCCTGGCCGGTCATGCGCCCCCTCAAGGGTGCGGAGCTCGAAGTCCACTACGTCGAGGCCCTGCGCAGCCTCGGCACCGAGAAGGGCATGCTCGGGCAGATCTTCACCAAGGCCCAAAACAAGATCCAGGACCCCGCCAAGCTCGCCCGCCTCATCGAGATGGTGGACGACATCTCCTGGGTCACCCTCGACGCCGACACCAAGGGCGACATCTACGAGGGCATCCTCGAAAAGAACGCCGAGGACACCAAATCCGGTGCCGGCCAATACTTCACACCCCGCGCCCTCATCAAAGCCATGGTCGAGTGCGTCGCGCCCGAGCCCGGCATGTCCATCGCCGACCCCGCCTGCGGCACCGGCGGCTTTTTCCTCGCGGCCTACGACTACCTCCTCGCCCACCATCAACTCAACCGCGACCAGAAGACCTTCCTCAAAAACCAAACCTTCCACGGCAACGAGATCGTGCCCGGCACCCGCCGCCTGTGCCTGATGAATCTCTTTCTCCACAACATCGGCGAGATCGACGGCAACAGCCTCGTCTCCTCGACCGATGCCCTCATCGCCTCACCGTCGATCACGGTGGACTACGTGCTCGCCAATCCGCCCTTCGGCAAAAAGAGCTCGATGACCTTCACCAACGAGGAAGGCGAACAAGAGAAGGAGGATCTCGTCTACAACCGGCAGGACTTCTGGGCCACCACGAGCAACAAGCAGCTCAACTTCCTCCAGCACATCCGCACGCTGCTCAAGACCACCGGCCGCGCCGCCGTGGTGCTGCCCGACAACGTCCTCTTCGAGGGCGGAGCCGGCGAAACCGTGCGCAAGCGATTGATGGAGACGACGGAGCTTCACACCATCCTCCGCCTGCCCACCGGCATCTTCTACGCCAACGGCGTGAAGGCCAACGTGCTCTTCTTCGACAACCGCCCCGCGAGCAAGGAAGTCGCAACCAAGGAGGTCTGGTATTACGACTACCGGACCAACGTCCATCACACGCTCAAGCGGAAGCCACTCCGCCTCGAAGACCTCCGCGAGTTCATCGACTGCTACAACCCGACCAACCGCCACAAGCGAAAGGAAGCGTGGCACGCGGAGAAGAATCCGACCGGGCGCTGGCGGAGATTTACGCACGCCGAACTCGTCGCCCGCGACAAGACCAGCCTCGACCTCTTCTGGCTCAAGGACGACAGCCTCGCCGACCTCGACAATCTCCCCGAGCCCTCCGATCTCGCCGAAGAGATCGTCGAAAACATCGAGGCCGGCTTGGCCAGTTTCCGGGCGGTCGCCGCCAAGTTGGTGATGTAG
- a CDS encoding DUF3800 domain-containing protein: MTQAINIYCDESCHLENDGQPVMVLGAIWCPESKTREIAVRLREIKAAHGLPHDFDLKWSKISPAKLPYYRAVLDYFLDDDDLHFRAWVAHKAGLRHADFGQSHDDWYYKMMFGLFEPLLTPDACFRLYLDKKDTRSSQKVAKLHEVLCHNLYDFDRKIVERVQVVESHAVEQLQLADLLIGAVCYANRGLNRSTAKQALIERIRSRTGYSLTRPTLLREEKFNVFVWRGQCHGGQA; this comes from the coding sequence ATGACTCAAGCCATCAACATCTACTGTGACGAGAGCTGCCACCTAGAAAACGACGGACAGCCGGTGATGGTGCTCGGCGCCATATGGTGCCCTGAGTCTAAAACCCGCGAAATCGCGGTGCGCTTGCGCGAAATCAAAGCCGCTCATGGTCTGCCACATGATTTCGATTTGAAGTGGTCGAAGATATCCCCGGCCAAGTTGCCGTATTACCGCGCGGTCCTCGACTACTTCCTCGATGACGACGACCTGCACTTCCGCGCATGGGTGGCCCACAAAGCCGGACTGCGGCACGCCGACTTCGGCCAGTCGCATGATGATTGGTATTACAAGATGATGTTCGGCCTGTTCGAGCCACTGCTCACGCCGGACGCCTGTTTTCGACTCTACCTCGACAAGAAAGACACTCGTAGCTCCCAAAAGGTGGCCAAGCTCCACGAAGTGCTCTGCCACAATCTCTACGATTTTGACCGCAAGATCGTGGAGCGTGTCCAAGTGGTGGAGTCGCACGCCGTCGAACAATTGCAGCTAGCCGATCTGCTGATCGGTGCCGTTTGCTACGCCAACCGCGGGTTGAATCGAAGTACCGCCAAACAGGCATTGATCGAGCGCATCCGGTCACGGACGGGCTATTCGCTGACACGTCCCACACTTTTGCGGGAGGAGAAGTTCAACGTTTTTGTCTGGCGTGGTCAGTGCCATGGAGGTCAGGCATGA
- a CDS encoding restriction endonuclease subunit S has translation MIVETLPPGWAATTLAAFGELFCGQSLPAAKVNRDGIGTPYVTGPEQWDGQKVHLDKWTTEPARLAPDGCIFITVKGAGVGKLFPGVACAIGRDVYAYKPTSAIDRKFVELSLKFTIAEVVAEAKGDIPGLSKNHILDHTIPLPPLPEQKRIVAKIEELFSELEAGEASLRKARRQLGVYRQSLLKQAFEGKLTAPWRTQNPAKLESPESLLARIQSARESYYKEQLKDWEAAVKEWESVETDEKRPPKPQKVVPTEESIPVFDDEFPQAWATLNLSQFVLELGQGWSPKCEGHEAQGDEWSVIKTTAIQFGRFDASANKALPEGLPPRRWLALRAGDILITRAGPRSRCGVVCRVRADHPKLMLCDKAYRLVLSESATSSEFIERLLCSPAAMAAIEKLKTGINDSGVNITQSAFLQLALPIPPLPEQQEIVRKLDEQFESIERNERELDAALRRSEALRQAILKKAFTGRLVPQSPADEPASALLARLRAERAATPVSKRKPVRQS, from the coding sequence GTGATTGTCGAAACGCTTCCGCCCGGTTGGGCGGCTACAACACTGGCAGCCTTCGGCGAACTTTTCTGCGGTCAGTCACTACCTGCCGCAAAGGTGAACCGCGACGGTATCGGAACTCCCTACGTAACTGGTCCCGAACAGTGGGATGGCCAGAAGGTTCACCTAGACAAATGGACGACGGAGCCAGCTCGATTAGCTCCAGATGGCTGCATCTTTATCACGGTGAAAGGAGCAGGCGTCGGGAAGCTTTTCCCTGGAGTCGCGTGCGCAATCGGCCGCGACGTTTACGCATACAAACCGACGTCGGCAATCGACCGTAAATTCGTCGAGCTATCTCTCAAATTCACAATCGCCGAAGTGGTGGCGGAAGCCAAAGGGGACATTCCCGGACTCTCTAAAAATCACATTCTCGATCACACCATCCCCCTGCCGCCGCTGCCCGAGCAGAAGCGGATCGTGGCGAAGATCGAGGAGTTGTTCAGCGAGTTGGAGGCCGGGGAGGCGAGTCTGAGGAAGGCGCGGCGGCAACTCGGCGTCTATCGCCAGTCGCTCCTCAAACAAGCCTTCGAGGGCAAGCTCACCGCCCCGTGGCGCACCCAAAACCCCGCGAAACTCGAATCCCCCGAGTCCCTCCTCGCCCGCATCCAATCCGCCCGCGAATCCTACTACAAGGAACAGCTCAAAGATTGGGAAGCTGCGGTGAAGGAATGGGAGTCGGTTGAAACGGATGAGAAACGCCCACCGAAGCCGCAGAAGGTAGTTCCCACCGAAGAGAGTATTCCGGTCTTCGACGATGAGTTCCCGCAAGCGTGGGCTACCCTGAATCTCTCGCAGTTCGTTCTCGAACTCGGCCAAGGCTGGAGCCCGAAGTGCGAAGGCCACGAAGCGCAGGGCGATGAGTGGTCAGTCATCAAGACAACCGCCATTCAGTTCGGCCGCTTCGACGCATCCGCCAACAAAGCTCTACCCGAGGGATTACCTCCGCGCCGATGGTTGGCATTGCGCGCTGGCGACATCCTGATCACTCGCGCGGGTCCGCGCTCACGTTGCGGCGTGGTTTGTCGTGTGCGCGCCGACCACCCGAAACTGATGCTCTGCGACAAGGCCTATCGCTTGGTGCTTTCCGAAAGCGCGACCAGTTCCGAGTTCATCGAGCGACTTCTGTGCTCTCCCGCGGCAATGGCAGCCATCGAGAAGCTCAAGACTGGTATCAACGACAGTGGCGTTAACATCACGCAGAGCGCCTTTCTTCAACTCGCGTTGCCGATTCCACCGCTCCCCGAACAACAGGAGATCGTGCGGAAGCTGGACGAGCAGTTTGAGTCGATCGAGCGGAACGAGCGGGAGCTCGACGCCGCGTTGCGGCGCAGCGAGGCCCTGCGGCAGGCGATCCTGAAAAAGGCCTTCACCGGCCGCCTCGTCCCCCAATCCCCCGCCGACGAACCCGCCTCCGCTCTCCTCGCCCGCCTCCGCGCCGAGCGCGCCGCCACCCCCGTCTCCAAACGCAAACCCGTCCGCCAGTCCTGA
- a CDS encoding type I restriction-modification enzyme R subunit C-terminal domain-containing protein, with protein sequence MSPNQNPEQVARDAIDAQLRASGWAVQAKDVINFHEAEGQAVREYSTDTGPADYVLFVDGQPVGVIEAKKETLGHTITVAEDQTADYAAAKLKWVQSTGIPLPFLYEATGIITRFTDQRDPRPRSREVFRIHRPETLRSWLASPAPGQPARSLRARLHDLPALDPAGLRDCQIEAVANLETSLKAAKPRALVQMATGAGKTFTAITSVYRLLKHARVRRVLFLVDTRNLGEQAEQEFLAFTPSDDNRKFTELYSAQRLASSHVPADAQVCISTIQRMYSILQGTELDESAEDENPAEHSSDRRREPLPVAYNAKVPPEFFDLIIIDECHRSIYNLWRQVLDYFDAFLVGLTATPDARTYGFFHQNVVSEYTHEDAVADGVNVQGEIYTIETEVSQQGGTVLKGLVEKREKLTRAKRWQQQDEDQAYSAKKLDRDIVNPSQIRTVIRAFRDRLPEIFPDRTDAAGAYEVPKTLIFAKTDSHADDIINIVREEFGEGNAFCKKVTFGTTKGVKRITFDPADDSQRHIEDDYIQEPETAKSVLSQFRNGYHPRIAVTVDMIATGTDVKPLECLLFMRDVKSKGYFEQMKGRGTRTLDLDGLRKVSSAAKSGKTHYVIVDAIGVTKSLKTASRPPVTRPTVPFKDLAMEVVMGASDADTVSSLAGRLARIERQLTPLQKHQIAQKLGGVPIGQLVKNLFHAIDGEAIEQRALALVGQPAGTDPGDAAREKAQQQLVAAARAPLTGAAVTLIVETCTANLQTIDHDTQDRLLAAGWDGDIHERAAAFAQDFESFCRDHRDQLDALTIYYTQPQRRQEVTLAHIKDVLAALRQHAPRLAPLRVWDAYARLDELPANARPLTELTALIALLRRACGIDQKLTPFADTVRRNYRDWIVRENAGNPFTAAQTAWLQLIRDHVMTSFRLDREDLEYAPFDAQGGLGKMYQLFGDRMDPLIAELNKELTA encoded by the coding sequence ATGTCCCCCAACCAAAACCCCGAGCAAGTCGCCCGCGACGCCATCGACGCTCAGCTCCGGGCCTCGGGTTGGGCCGTGCAGGCCAAGGACGTCATCAACTTCCACGAGGCCGAGGGACAGGCCGTCCGCGAATACTCCACCGACACTGGCCCCGCCGACTACGTGCTCTTTGTCGATGGCCAGCCGGTCGGCGTGATCGAGGCCAAGAAGGAAACCCTCGGCCACACCATCACCGTCGCGGAAGACCAGACCGCCGACTACGCCGCCGCCAAATTGAAGTGGGTTCAATCCACCGGCATCCCGCTCCCCTTCCTCTACGAAGCCACCGGCATCATCACCCGCTTCACCGACCAGCGCGACCCGCGCCCCCGCTCCCGAGAGGTCTTCCGCATCCACCGCCCCGAGACCCTGCGCTCTTGGCTCGCCTCCCCCGCCCCCGGCCAGCCCGCCCGCTCTCTCCGCGCCCGCCTTCACGACCTCCCCGCGCTCGATCCCGCCGGCCTGCGCGACTGCCAGATCGAGGCCGTCGCCAACCTCGAGACTTCCCTCAAGGCCGCCAAGCCCCGCGCCCTCGTCCAGATGGCCACCGGCGCGGGCAAGACCTTCACCGCGATCACGTCCGTCTATCGCCTGCTCAAGCACGCCCGCGTCCGCCGCGTCCTCTTCCTCGTCGATACGCGCAACCTCGGCGAGCAGGCCGAGCAGGAATTCCTCGCCTTCACCCCGAGCGACGACAACCGCAAGTTCACCGAACTCTACTCCGCCCAGCGCCTCGCCTCCTCCCACGTCCCGGCCGACGCCCAGGTCTGCATCTCCACCATCCAGCGGATGTATTCCATCCTCCAGGGCACCGAGCTCGACGAATCCGCCGAGGACGAAAACCCCGCCGAGCACTCCTCCGACCGCCGCCGCGAGCCGCTCCCCGTCGCCTACAACGCCAAGGTCCCGCCCGAGTTCTTCGATCTCATCATCATCGATGAGTGCCACCGCTCCATCTACAACCTCTGGCGCCAGGTCCTCGACTACTTCGACGCCTTCCTCGTCGGCCTCACCGCCACGCCCGACGCCCGCACCTACGGCTTCTTCCACCAAAACGTCGTCTCCGAATACACCCACGAGGACGCCGTCGCCGATGGCGTGAACGTCCAGGGCGAGATCTACACCATCGAAACGGAGGTCTCCCAACAGGGCGGCACCGTCCTCAAGGGCCTCGTCGAAAAACGCGAAAAGCTCACCCGCGCCAAACGCTGGCAGCAACAGGACGAGGACCAGGCCTACTCCGCCAAAAAACTCGACCGCGACATCGTCAACCCCTCCCAGATCCGCACCGTCATCCGCGCCTTCCGCGACCGCCTGCCCGAGATCTTCCCCGACCGCACCGACGCCGCCGGCGCCTACGAGGTCCCCAAGACCCTCATCTTCGCCAAGACCGATTCCCACGCCGACGACATCATCAACATCGTCCGCGAGGAGTTCGGCGAGGGAAACGCCTTCTGCAAAAAGGTCACCTTCGGCACCACCAAGGGCGTCAAGCGCATCACCTTCGATCCCGCCGACGACAGCCAGCGCCACATCGAGGACGACTACATCCAGGAGCCCGAGACCGCCAAGTCCGTCCTCTCCCAGTTTCGCAACGGCTACCACCCGCGCATCGCCGTCACCGTGGACATGATCGCCACCGGCACCGACGTGAAACCCCTCGAGTGCCTCCTCTTCATGCGCGACGTGAAGTCCAAAGGCTACTTCGAGCAGATGAAGGGCCGCGGCACCCGCACCCTCGACCTCGACGGCCTCCGCAAAGTCTCCTCCGCCGCCAAGTCAGGAAAAACCCACTACGTCATCGTGGACGCCATCGGCGTCACCAAGTCCCTCAAGACCGCCAGCCGCCCGCCTGTCACCCGCCCCACCGTCCCCTTCAAAGACCTCGCCATGGAGGTCGTCATGGGCGCGAGCGACGCTGACACCGTTTCGTCCCTCGCCGGCCGCCTCGCCCGCATCGAGCGCCAGCTCACCCCGCTGCAAAAACACCAGATCGCCCAAAAGCTCGGCGGCGTCCCCATCGGCCAACTGGTGAAAAATCTCTTCCACGCCATCGACGGCGAGGCCATCGAGCAGCGCGCCCTCGCCCTCGTCGGCCAGCCCGCCGGCACCGACCCCGGCGACGCCGCCCGCGAAAAAGCCCAGCAACAACTCGTCGCCGCCGCCCGCGCCCCGCTCACCGGCGCCGCCGTCACCCTCATCGTCGAGACCTGCACCGCCAACCTGCAGACCATCGACCACGACACCCAGGACCGCCTCCTCGCCGCCGGCTGGGATGGCGACATCCACGAGCGCGCCGCCGCCTTCGCCCAAGATTTCGAGAGCTTCTGCCGCGATCACCGCGACCAGCTCGACGCCCTCACGATCTACTACACCCAGCCCCAGCGCCGGCAGGAAGTCACCCTCGCCCACATCAAAGACGTGCTCGCCGCCCTCCGCCAACACGCCCCGCGACTCGCGCCCCTCCGCGTGTGGGATGCCTACGCCCGCCTCGACGAGCTCCCCGCCAACGCCCGCCCCCTCACCGAATTAACCGCCCTCATCGCCCTCCTCCGCCGCGCCTGCGGCATCGACCAGAAGCTCACGCCCTTCGCCGACACCGTTCGCCGCAACTACCGCGACTGGATCGTGCGCGAAAACGCCGGCAACCCCTTCACCGCCGCCCAGACCGCCTGGCTCCAGCTCATCCGCGACCACGTCATGACCTCCTTCCGCCTCGACCGCGAAGACCTGGAATATGCGCCCTTCGACGCCCAAGGCGGCCTCGGCAAGATGTATCAACTCTTCGGCGACCGCATGGACCCGCTCATCGCTGAACTGAACAAGGAGCTGACGGCGTGA
- a CDS encoding VOC family protein — MTTPRIPKNTICLWFDKDALDAARFYAATFPDSEVRAVHPAPGDYPSGHKGDVLTVEFTVFGIPCLGLNGGPDFPHTEAFSFQVATDTQEETDRYWNAILDNGGRESACGWCKDRWGLNWQITPRPLTEAMIAGGAEAERAFAAMMQMRKIDIATIEAARRG, encoded by the coding sequence ATGACCACTCCACGCATTCCCAAGAACACCATCTGTCTCTGGTTCGACAAAGACGCGCTCGACGCCGCTCGATTCTACGCGGCCACGTTTCCCGACAGCGAAGTCCGCGCCGTGCATCCCGCACCGGGCGACTATCCCTCGGGACACAAAGGCGACGTCCTCACGGTGGAGTTCACCGTCTTCGGAATCCCGTGTCTCGGCCTCAACGGCGGCCCCGACTTTCCGCACACCGAGGCGTTCTCCTTCCAGGTCGCCACCGACACGCAGGAGGAAACCGACCGCTACTGGAACGCCATCCTCGACAACGGCGGCCGCGAGAGCGCCTGCGGTTGGTGCAAGGATCGTTGGGGCCTCAACTGGCAGATCACGCCTCGCCCACTCACCGAAGCCATGATCGCCGGCGGCGCCGAAGCCGAACGCGCCTTCGCCGCCATGATGCAGATGCGCAAGATCGACATCGCCACCATCGAAGCCGCCCGCCGCGGTTGA